The following coding sequences lie in one Desulfovibrio sp. JC022 genomic window:
- a CDS encoding SIS domain-containing protein: MLDPIERVKEMQKILESMAADTEWAEAVKVAASLCVSSLKAGGKVLFCGNGGSAADAQHLAAELTGRFLYDRPPLYGEALHCNTSALTAVGNDYGYDRVFERQIQAKGKAGDVLIGLSTSGNSGNVVKALEAARDQMMKTISLVGSRACLMAELADVCIAIPSDQTPRIQEGHILSGHTLCEIIEAEMFPRETV; encoded by the coding sequence ATGCTTGATCCCATTGAACGCGTAAAAGAAATGCAAAAGATATTGGAGTCCATGGCCGCAGACACAGAGTGGGCTGAAGCAGTTAAGGTCGCAGCTTCATTGTGCGTTTCTTCTCTTAAGGCAGGCGGGAAGGTGTTGTTTTGCGGAAATGGCGGTAGTGCTGCTGATGCTCAGCATTTAGCAGCGGAACTTACAGGAAGGTTTCTTTATGATAGGCCGCCGCTTTATGGAGAAGCTCTACATTGCAATACTTCCGCATTGACTGCCGTAGGAAATGACTATGGCTATGACCGTGTTTTTGAACGGCAGATCCAAGCAAAGGGCAAGGCTGGTGATGTGCTCATAGGTCTTTCTACTTCAGGTAACTCCGGTAATGTGGTCAAGGCTCTTGAGGCGGCCCGTGACCAAATGATGAAAACAATTTCTCTTGTAGGCAGCCGGGCATGCCTGATGGCTGAATTGGCGGATGTCTGTATTGCCATTCCTTCCGATCAGACTCCCCGGATTCAGGAAGGTCATATTCTCAGTGGTCACACATTGTGTGAGATTATTGAGGCCGAGATGTTTCCGAGGGAGACTGTTTAA
- a CDS encoding ABC transporter ATP-binding protein — translation MKSKTYDALKDISMTIHAGETLGIIGGNGAGKSTLLKLIARILMPDGGKITFHQDASVSLLSLQMGFNAELSGRDNALINAMLIGFSREEAEAKMDKIIAFSELEQWIDDPLKTYSSGMQARLGFGVALEMSPDILLVDEVLGVGDQEFQKKSTEAMLEKMRSKQTTVFVSHDLHTLSSLCNRCVWIDDGRTVAEGETGEVVERYLSRNNIA, via the coding sequence TTGAAAAGCAAAACGTACGATGCTTTGAAAGATATCTCGATGACCATTCATGCGGGGGAGACTCTTGGGATAATAGGTGGTAATGGGGCTGGAAAGTCTACGTTGCTTAAGCTTATTGCCCGCATTCTGATGCCGGATGGCGGTAAGATTACTTTTCATCAAGATGCAAGTGTCTCTTTGTTGAGCCTTCAGATGGGGTTTAACGCTGAGCTGTCCGGTAGAGACAATGCTCTGATCAATGCTATGCTTATCGGTTTCTCCCGTGAAGAGGCGGAAGCAAAAATGGATAAGATAATTGCATTCTCAGAACTGGAGCAGTGGATTGATGATCCGTTAAAGACATACTCCTCAGGCATGCAGGCCCGACTTGGGTTTGGCGTTGCTCTCGAGATGTCTCCAGATATTTTGTTGGTTGATGAGGTGCTCGGAGTGGGGGATCAGGAATTTCAGAAGAAGTCGACAGAAGCCATGTTGGAAAAGATGCGCTCCAAGCAGACAACGGTTTTTGTTTCACATGATCTTCATACCCTGAGTTCTTTGTGTAATCGATGTGTTTGGATAGATGATGGTCGTACTGTTGCTGAGGGTGAAACTGGTGAAGTTGTCGAACGATACCTTAGCAGGAATAATATCGCCTGA
- a CDS encoding glycosyltransferase family 1 protein, producing MSSKNNSAAQKKNNHIRMLYLMHIDWNWVWQRPQALAAALCEKFDLWILYRLNPFRKRLTKNKQVCRTIPLLPIPEIIFGNISHCLQKVYIGLHILLLRPHVIWVTFPDLLPILPNRLMREITLVYDCMDLAEGFFSDRAARQRIKELEERLLERADIIFCSSKHLLNQLGNKTNSGKIYLVRNGAPQKAISNAYATSETNKTTVEENQKGIHLCYFGTISIWMDWEVLQQITKTNKNIHIHFIGPVEHHPPYEHNRMHFHGPMTHQKLYRAAQKFDAFIMPFKKNDLILGVDPVKMYEYISFSKPVFSIYYPEIDRFNKFVIFYESATQLEQYILKMQSGVRMYASQKERINFIEANSWECRAQTIIKTLKKHIN from the coding sequence ATGTCTTCCAAAAATAATTCCGCTGCTCAAAAAAAAAATAACCATATACGCATGCTCTATCTCATGCATATAGATTGGAATTGGGTATGGCAACGCCCCCAAGCATTGGCTGCCGCGCTCTGCGAAAAATTTGATTTATGGATTTTATATCGCTTAAACCCATTTCGCAAAAGACTTACAAAAAATAAACAAGTTTGTAGGACTATTCCATTGCTTCCCATACCGGAAATTATATTTGGAAACATTTCACATTGCCTGCAAAAAGTCTACATAGGATTACATATATTGCTGCTGCGCCCGCATGTAATTTGGGTTACATTCCCTGACTTATTACCCATACTCCCAAACAGGCTGATGAGGGAAATAACTCTGGTTTACGATTGTATGGATTTAGCCGAAGGTTTCTTTTCAGACCGTGCGGCTAGACAGCGTATTAAGGAATTGGAAGAAAGACTTCTTGAACGGGCAGATATTATTTTCTGTTCCAGTAAACACCTGCTGAATCAACTGGGCAATAAAACAAATTCCGGAAAAATATATTTGGTGCGTAACGGCGCCCCCCAAAAGGCAATTTCCAATGCATACGCAACTTCAGAAACAAACAAAACAACCGTAGAGGAAAATCAGAAAGGAATTCACCTCTGCTACTTCGGCACAATTTCCATCTGGATGGATTGGGAGGTTCTTCAGCAAATCACGAAAACAAATAAGAACATACATATCCATTTTATAGGCCCTGTCGAGCACCATCCCCCATATGAGCACAACAGGATGCATTTTCATGGCCCGATGACTCATCAAAAACTTTATAGAGCAGCACAAAAATTCGATGCCTTCATTATGCCGTTCAAAAAAAACGACCTCATTCTTGGTGTAGATCCCGTCAAAATGTATGAATACATATCATTTTCCAAACCAGTATTTAGCATATACTATCCAGAAATAGACAGGTTCAATAAATTTGTAATTTTTTATGAGTCAGCCACTCAACTCGAACAATACATACTAAAAATGCAATCAGGTGTTCGTATGTATGCCAGTCAAAAAGAACGCATTAATTTTATTGAAGCAAATAGTTGGGAATGCAGGGCTCAAACCATAATCAAGACACTAAAAAAACACATCAACTAG
- a CDS encoding glycosyltransferase family 2 protein, which yields MPSSFEKSFFAIILVHYGAIDITLKCLASIRESTDAALVVISNNGTKEQGETLATCLESCFKSVAHLLPGQMWDGKSGAVLVDNCDNIGFANACNNGIAAIRSRSNVSHVWLLNNDTQISKSSLNSLKLCSRMHPRSIIGTSVVRSDNPQHFQLAGGVKYSPWTSRIKPAYEDVLLDERRTLDDPEIDYIYGASMLIPIDAFSEVGMLNGDFFLYYEELDFCVRAKAAGYTLHWCRDCIVIHELSATIGRSGLSSSERLSFAAYHEARSTILFTLKFYPAVLPAVLFLRLTAKPLFLALRGEWSSIPAAVKGLWAGLVG from the coding sequence ATGCCATCCTCGTTTGAGAAATCTTTCTTTGCTATAATTCTGGTTCATTATGGGGCAATTGACATTACATTGAAGTGTTTGGCTTCGATAAGAGAAAGCACAGACGCAGCTCTTGTTGTGATTTCTAATAACGGAACGAAAGAACAGGGGGAAACTTTGGCAACTTGTTTGGAGAGTTGCTTCAAAAGCGTTGCCCATCTTCTACCCGGTCAAATGTGGGACGGCAAATCTGGAGCAGTTTTAGTTGACAACTGCGACAATATTGGGTTTGCCAATGCATGCAATAATGGCATTGCTGCAATCAGAAGCAGGAGTAATGTCTCCCATGTTTGGCTTTTGAACAATGATACACAAATTTCTAAAAGTTCTTTGAATAGCCTCAAACTTTGTTCTCGAATGCATCCGAGGAGCATTATTGGAACCAGTGTTGTTCGATCTGATAATCCACAACACTTTCAACTTGCAGGAGGTGTTAAATATTCCCCTTGGACTTCGCGAATTAAGCCTGCGTACGAAGATGTTCTTCTGGATGAGCGAAGAACACTGGATGATCCGGAAATAGACTATATCTATGGGGCGAGTATGCTTATTCCTATTGATGCATTTTCAGAAGTGGGTATGCTCAATGGTGATTTTTTCCTGTATTATGAGGAGCTTGATTTTTGTGTGCGCGCAAAAGCTGCAGGATATACTTTGCATTGGTGCCGCGATTGTATCGTCATTCATGAACTCAGTGCTACAATCGGGCGATCTGGGTTGTCGAGTTCTGAGCGATTATCTTTTGCTGCGTATCATGAGGCCCGTTCTACAATCCTTTTTACTTTGAAATTTTATCCTGCCGTCTTGCCTGCCGTATTATTTCTGCGGCTTACAGCTAAACCTCTATTTTTAGCGCTTCGTGGAGAATGGAGCAGTATTCCGGCGGCGGTAAAAGGTTTGTGGGCTGGGTTGGTCGGTTAA
- the gmhB gene encoding D-glycero-beta-D-manno-heptose 1,7-bisphosphate 7-phosphatase — protein sequence MIKQAVILAGGKGTRLGTLTKTTPKPVIPVAGKPFLSHLLWNLARHGVTEILLSTGYLHEVLNESLGDGSRFGVNLTYVQEESPLGTGGGLRNCLEELHDRFFVLNGDSIFDINYLDLINGETDVVLALRKVEDTARYGRVVHENGMVSSFLEKGESGPGAINGGVYLMSRDVVAALPEGASSLEKDWFPKLASEGKLSCRELNGFFIDIGIPEDLERAQTAIPKWRCKPALFLDRDGVINVNHGYVHKIDDLTWCNGAREAIKAANDRGWLVLVLTNQAGIGRGYYDHGAFHVFMDYMRAELAVLGAHIDGVYYCPHHPTEAVGEYLKQCDCRKPEPGMLKRAIEEWDINLEQSVLIGDSESDLIAGERAGVRRVFLFDPDTMSLADEVGKLCKATA from the coding sequence ATGATCAAACAAGCAGTTATTCTCGCAGGGGGAAAAGGAACCAGATTGGGAACTTTGACCAAAACTACCCCTAAACCTGTGATCCCTGTGGCAGGAAAACCTTTCCTTTCTCATCTGTTGTGGAATTTGGCTCGACATGGAGTTACCGAGATTCTTCTTTCAACCGGATATCTTCATGAGGTGTTGAATGAGTCTCTGGGGGATGGCTCCAGATTTGGCGTGAATTTGACGTATGTTCAGGAGGAGTCCCCTCTTGGTACCGGCGGAGGACTGCGCAATTGTCTGGAAGAGCTTCATGATCGATTTTTCGTTCTTAACGGGGATAGTATCTTTGATATCAATTATCTCGACTTGATCAATGGGGAGACTGATGTGGTTCTCGCGTTGCGAAAAGTTGAGGATACGGCAAGATACGGGCGTGTGGTGCATGAAAATGGGATGGTGTCTTCTTTTTTAGAAAAAGGAGAGTCCGGTCCGGGGGCAATTAACGGTGGTGTCTATTTAATGTCCCGCGATGTTGTGGCTGCCCTGCCTGAAGGGGCGTCATCACTCGAAAAGGATTGGTTTCCTAAATTGGCCAGCGAAGGCAAACTTTCCTGTCGTGAATTGAACGGATTTTTTATCGATATAGGTATCCCGGAGGACCTTGAACGGGCGCAGACCGCAATTCCTAAATGGCGTTGCAAGCCTGCGCTTTTTCTTGATAGGGACGGCGTAATAAATGTGAATCATGGGTACGTGCATAAAATCGATGACCTGACTTGGTGCAACGGCGCCAGAGAGGCCATCAAGGCTGCTAATGATAGGGGGTGGCTGGTATTGGTCCTCACCAATCAGGCCGGAATAGGGCGAGGATATTACGACCATGGTGCTTTTCATGTTTTTATGGACTATATGCGTGCAGAGCTTGCTGTATTGGGTGCGCATATTGATGGCGTTTACTATTGTCCCCATCACCCCACCGAAGCTGTGGGGGAATATCTTAAGCAGTGTGACTGTCGCAAACCTGAACCGGGAATGCTGAAGCGGGCCATTGAGGAATGGGATATCAATCTGGAGCAGAGTGTGCTTATTGGAGATTCCGAAAGCGACCTGATTGCAGGGGAACGGGCCGGTGTGCGGCGTGTGTTTTTATTTGATCCGGATACGATGAGTCTTGCGGATGAAGTGGGAAAACTTTGTAAGGCGACAGCCTGA
- a CDS encoding ABC transporter permease, with product MTSKRFFQLAYIYVKANLRVEVSSYYLNYVWWVLEPVFMMTVFYVVFDIMLNQGTQHFVGFLLVGLASWNWFARSVNNSKNSIHDARGLILQVRIPKMFFPFTTVCQDSFKQLFVVALLLLFLLFYPTPVTVCWFALPILLALQFVLNLAVGMFCAAIVPFVPDMRFIVSTVIEILFFATGIFYDLDTMVLPEHRPIIYANPMAGLLKNYRAVLLHGDWPNWFYLLYVAGFSFVFLAVALYLLNRFDNVYPRVCQQ from the coding sequence ATGACTTCTAAGCGTTTTTTTCAGCTTGCATATATATACGTAAAGGCAAATTTGCGAGTAGAAGTATCTTCCTACTATCTGAACTATGTCTGGTGGGTGCTTGAGCCTGTGTTCATGATGACCGTTTTTTACGTGGTTTTTGATATTATGTTGAATCAGGGAACTCAGCATTTTGTAGGCTTTCTGCTTGTAGGCCTTGCTTCGTGGAATTGGTTTGCTCGTAGTGTGAATAATAGTAAGAATAGCATTCATGATGCTCGAGGATTGATACTTCAAGTTAGAATCCCAAAAATGTTCTTCCCGTTCACTACTGTTTGCCAGGATAGTTTTAAGCAATTATTTGTAGTTGCTTTGTTATTGTTGTTTTTGTTGTTTTATCCCACTCCTGTGACTGTTTGCTGGTTTGCATTGCCTATTCTGCTTGCTCTTCAGTTTGTGCTCAACTTGGCTGTTGGGATGTTTTGTGCGGCAATCGTTCCATTTGTTCCTGATATGAGGTTCATTGTCAGCACAGTGATAGAGATTCTTTTTTTCGCGACTGGGATATTCTATGATTTAGACACCATGGTTCTTCCTGAACATAGACCGATTATATATGCAAATCCCATGGCAGGATTGCTTAAAAATTATCGTGCTGTGTTGTTGCACGGAGATTGGCCAAATTGGTTCTACCTTTTGTATGTAGCTGGATTCTCATTCGTGTTTTTAGCTGTTGCTTTGTATTTGTTAAATCGCTTTGACAATGTTTACCCTAGGGTTTGTCAGCAATGA
- the wecB gene encoding non-hydrolyzing UDP-N-acetylglucosamine 2-epimerase: MKILTLFGTRPEGIKMAPLVKELGRRNDVSSKVCVTGQHREMLSQVLDLFDINPDYDLALMRENQTLSSLTAGVLTGLEGILSRESFDWVLVQGDTTTTMAAGLAAYYHQIPVGHVEAGLRTGDIYQPFPEEVNRCMTGVMAQAHFAPTQWAAENLLQENISPEKVFVTGNTVIDALHDVAGRSFDMQESVLKDIPREQRIVLLTAHRRENFGKPIRDICRVVLKILEEFKDVHVVYPVHLNPNIQSPVREFLGNHERITLCDPLEYASLVRVMKRAYFVLTDSGGIQEEAPGLGKPVLVLRNTTERPEGIESGNVRLVGNRYEGILEAIRELLTDQRIFEEMSKTVNTYGDGSASQSIVDILVDLYRARS; the protein is encoded by the coding sequence ATGAAAATACTCACTTTGTTTGGAACTAGGCCAGAAGGTATCAAGATGGCTCCATTAGTCAAGGAGTTGGGACGTCGTAATGATGTCAGTTCAAAGGTCTGCGTTACCGGCCAGCATAGGGAAATGTTGTCCCAGGTTCTCGATCTCTTTGATATCAATCCTGATTATGATCTTGCCTTGATGCGTGAGAATCAGACGCTTTCTTCTTTGACTGCAGGTGTGCTCACCGGGCTAGAAGGTATACTAAGCCGTGAGTCGTTTGATTGGGTGCTGGTCCAAGGGGACACAACCACTACCATGGCTGCAGGCTTGGCTGCATATTATCACCAAATTCCAGTGGGGCATGTTGAAGCTGGATTACGAACCGGGGATATTTATCAACCTTTCCCAGAAGAAGTGAATCGATGCATGACAGGTGTCATGGCGCAAGCTCACTTTGCACCAACTCAATGGGCGGCAGAAAATCTTTTGCAGGAGAATATTTCACCGGAAAAAGTTTTTGTTACAGGCAATACTGTCATTGATGCCTTGCATGATGTGGCAGGACGTTCTTTTGACATGCAAGAGTCCGTGTTGAAAGATATTCCTAGAGAACAACGTATAGTATTGTTAACGGCGCACCGGCGTGAGAATTTTGGAAAACCTATCCGCGATATTTGTCGTGTGGTCCTCAAGATATTGGAAGAATTTAAGGATGTGCATGTCGTGTACCCTGTACATCTTAATCCGAATATACAGTCTCCGGTTCGAGAATTTTTAGGCAATCATGAACGTATAACTTTGTGTGATCCGCTTGAGTATGCATCTCTGGTGCGGGTAATGAAGCGAGCCTATTTCGTGCTTACCGATTCCGGTGGAATTCAGGAAGAGGCTCCTGGGCTTGGTAAGCCTGTGCTTGTGTTACGGAATACGACAGAACGCCCCGAAGGTATTGAGTCTGGCAATGTCCGCCTTGTTGGGAATCGATATGAAGGAATCCTTGAAGCGATAAGGGAGTTACTGACAGATCAAAGAATATTCGAAGAAATGTCTAAAACGGTCAATACTTATGGTGATGGGTCTGCTTCTCAGTCGATAGTCGATATTCTTGTTGATTTGTACAGAGCAAGGTCTTAG